The sequence below is a genomic window from Bacteroidota bacterium.
GAACGAACCATGAAAGGCACCAAAGTTGGCTTCTCCAGCCATGTCTTTATATAGATTAATACCAGCGCCCATATAGCTTACTTTTTTGCTTCCGGCATTAGGGTCACGAAACATAGGCATATCAAACGATGCATTTACGGTATTGTATCCCTTGCCGGCAGTGGGCCATTGATTTTTATAGTTTAAGCAAAACCTGTATTTATTCAGAAAATTTCCTGCTAAGGCCGGATTTAATGTAAGAGGTGCTTCGTGAAATTGAGTAAAGTGTATATCCTGAGCACTCAGTGTTGCTGCAAAAAGAAACGGCAATAACCCTGATAGTATATGTTGTGTGTATTTTTTCATATAACTGTTAACGCATCAAAGTGATTGATCCTTTTTTTGAAATTCGTTTTTTATTTTCCATGACAACTTCAACCCTGAAGGTGAATACATCTGAATTCAACAATTGATCTTTATAGGTGCCTCTCCAACCTTCGTTTTTATTATTGCTTGAAAAAACTTTTTCGCCCCAGCGATTGTACACTTCCATGGTTACTGTTTCTATACTATCACCATATACCTTGAATACATCATTCTCTCCATCCCCATTGGGAGAAAAAGCAGTAGGTACAAAAATTTCATTTTTTGTAGTGGTGGTATCCTCAAATTCAAAGTGTGCAATCACTTTAATATTGGTATCAATATTTAGAAACACAAGGCTATCGTTGTTTGATGGAAAAAGCGTATCGCCTTCAATAGACCAATGCGTAAAATGGTAACCCGGATTGGGGATAGGAGCAAGGTATTGCTTTATGTTGCCAAAATATTTTCCTGTCCAAACATAATCATCAATAAAAAGTGAATTAAATTTTACTACACCTCCCGCTTTCGGAATAGCATTAATTTGTACTTCGTAAGGTCCTTTAAGATCATAACAATTAATAAAGCCATTGATAAGCTGCACACAACGGTCGTCAATAAAGTTGCTTAAGGTATTCACACTTGCTTGCCAACCCGATTTGGTTCCACCCCACTTGGTGCATTGTGCATCCATTTCAGGGTCAATAGCAGCAATCATACTGTCCAGAACCTGATGCATGTTGTTACAATTAAAAACGGTATTTACCAAATCAACATACCGATTGATGTAGTACACTTTAAATGTATCTGTTTGCATCAGCTTATTCAGAATCGGAACATGTCCTTGTCCTCCCGGATCGTTTAGTGTATTGGGGTCACAAGGATCAGCGCTTGGTCCGGTGTTGGGAACACCGGTATAATTTATATAGTGGCCAAAGGTGGCATCCATATCCCATAAGGTATAGCGCCATTTTTTCTTTTTACCCGCAGGGTCAAGACCGCGCCACCATGCAGTATTCCAGTTAAGCCAATCCTGGCATACTGTAAAAGAATTCAGAATAAAGTAATCTGTCAAACTTTCTATGTTATATACACTATCGATGTAATTATAGTTAGCCGGTACATTCAGGTTATTGGCATTGACCCAGGCTAAAAACGTATTCCAGTTATTTTGAGCGTTTACGCCATAAGGTGCCCAGGTAGAACCCCATGTTTGTAAAAACTCTACGTTTGGTTCATCCTGATCATAATAATAGCTTGTAAAATCTAGATCGTCTACTTTTTCGCGAAGTTCATACACGCCCCAATATTCTCCGTTGCGATACAACACACATGACTGAGTAGTGCGTTCATCAAGCTCTAGTTTGCCACGCTGCGATAGCTCATGGCAATAAGCATCGCGTATATGTGCACCCCTTCGAATGGGTAGTTGTCATTGGCTGCAGGCTTCAAAATCAAGCGTTGGTAATGTTCTCTATCTTTCTGTTTGAATACCTGCGCTTTAACTCCGCTCGAATAACCAAATTGATCGCGGCCTATAAAATCGATACCGCGTTGATCATATGCCCAACTATCATTACCATGCTCATCGGCTTCACCATATGATGTACCCATGAGTGTATATGTTTCATCGTAAATTTCGATTCCTGTAGTTGGAGAAAATTGTGTGCCACCAAACAAATCGTTCAATCCTTCGCCAAATACTGATACCACAGGTAAAGCATGATTTACATTGATAAAAAAAGTTCCGCTTTCAATAAAGCTGGGATGGAAAGCAGGGTCGGTGCTAAATGCCCTGGCACGCAAAACTGCAGTGGCGCTTATGGCTACGGGCGCGGTGTATAGGGTAGAAGCTTGTGTTGGCTCATCGCCATTGGTGGTGTATCTTATTTCTGCGTTTGAATCGGAACATGTAATGGCAACACTTATTGCAGCATTGTGAAATCCAATAGGCGTATCAAAATTAGGTACAGGAACATATCCTGTTAGCGCATTGGCATTGGCAGCGCCCGGGGTAGGTGTAGCAAATAATGACCATGTTGGCGCTGAGTCAGTAGTGCGACCGCGACTGTGATCTTTGAGAGCAGGAATCATGGTGACAGAATCCATAACCAACAAACTGGGTGTGTAAAGTACAATGGTTTCATAGTCTGTTTGTGTTAGCTTAAAACTAGTATGTACAAACGTGCCCACTACCGTATTTTGTTTCGAACAAAAAACTAGTTGATAGCCGTTGGCAGGAATAGTCACACTTGGAAATTCCCATTTAGTTTTATTAGATGGTTTGTCTGTAAGAAAATATCCCTGTAAGTCTATTGGGTTTGACGAGGTATTGTATAATTCTATCCAGTCTTCTTTTTGGTTAAAATTATCATTGATTGTATTAACGTTTGATGCCGACCACTCATTAATTACTATTTGTGCCTGGGCATTTCCTATCATCAAAACGAATAGAATAGCTCGTATTAAGTTAGATTGAATCATGATGTTGAATTAGATTCACAAACTTAGCAAATATTCTAATTCAGCAAACTTTTATTTGACAGATCATCGCCTGCAAAGCAACTTAAAGTCACAATAGCTGCAGCTACCTAGGCTAGTGGTGGGTTTTAGGTCTACCGGTTCGTTTATTATTTCGTTTAGAAGTCGAGCCAGCCTGTCCTTAAATTCAATCATCATCGATTCGGTAATCATATTGCCATCGAATAAATAGTCAAGCCCTTCTTTCACTTTTTTAAGCGGAAATGCTGCAACTTTAACTGCAGGTTCTTTAAGCGCGGCAGCATACAGCAATAATTGAAAGGCGACTTTGTATTTACTGTCAGTAAAGATTTTTTCGAGAGTATCAGTTAGTTCCACCTTGCCGGTTTTATAATCTACAATCAGAAAATGATCTTCAGCTTTTTCTACCCGGTCAATAATTCCTTTAATTAGTACCGTGTCTTTTTCATTGATTTTAAATTCTTCTTCAAACTCTTTTTCCAAAGCTACCAGCGTTATTGGCAATCGTGCTTTATCTACAGCAATAATGGATTGAATGATATTTTGTAATACATCATAAGTAACGATATTATTATTTTGAATTGTTTTCGTTTCATATTCTTTAACATAGGCAGCATATAAGAGCGTGTCCAATTGCTCTTCTACCTGACTAAGTAAGTTGCTGTTAAGTATTACTTTGTCTTTATAGGCATTTTCCATTACCAGATGAATGATGTTGCCTATTTGCATAGGGCTTAATTCGGTCTCTTCTCTTTGAGGTTCTTTAATTTTTAAAATGTAGCGATAGTAAAATTTTAGCTTACATTCGATATACATATTAAGTGCCGTGGGCGAAAATTTAACCTGATGCGTGCAGTACATGTCGCGCAGTTTTTCAATCAAGTCGTTTGTTTTAGTAACCGCTAATTGAATTTGTTCCATATCAGGAACCGGTGCAGCCATAACTTTTTTGGAATAGGAAATAGAAGGACACTGTTGTAGAATGTCATATTCCAGTTGCCTGATGTAGCGTGAAGGTTCGCCTGCCCCTAGCGAGTTAACTTCGGTGTTAAAAGTTAAATCTACTTTTTTAGCACGTTGCAACAAACGGTAAAAATGGTATGCAGATATGCTTTCATTATTTTCTTCGAGAGGTAATTTAAATGCCTTGCGTAAGGTGTAAGGAATGTAGGTTTTCAAAGTGGAATCAGATGGCAACACACCTTCGTTTAAATTTAACAAGATGAGTTCATCAAAATCAAGGCAACGCGTTTCCAAAAAACCCATAAGCTGAATGGAGGCATTCTTATCGCTGTCAAAGGGAACTTTTACAGTTCGCAAAATATCTTTTATAACAATGGACGATTGCACGTGCGCCAGGCTTTTCATGGTTCGATTAATAAGCAATACCAACTGCTGTAGTAAGGCGCGATTTACAAAATCAATTTGCAGATTATGATTTAAAACATACTCTATCAGTTGCAGTATACTTGCGCTAATAGAAGTCGATTGGGCGGTATTCACAATCACATCCACCATGCCTTTATTGTAATTACTTGCCACGGATGACAGGTAAAGGTAATTGCCTCCGATTATAACATCCGAAGTATTATTGTTTTGAAGATGTGTGAAAGCAAGCAATGGAGTAGAAATAAAATCTTGGAAATAAATTTTTGAAAGAAGCAGGTTTTGAGATTTATCGAATTTAAATTTTTCGATCAACTGCATAAACGAAAGCACCAAGTGTTCGGCTAGCGAGTTGCGCAACGGCAAGCCCATGGTGATATTGAAATCTGTTTTTGGATATCGATACTGTGCAAGAGCGGTATCAACATGGTTTCGTCAGGGAGCACCACCGTCAGTGCCTTGTTATCAGTTGCCGCATTTTCTATTAAGCTGCCTGCATATTGAACCTGACTAAAGTTAGATGGAAAACCATTGCAAGATATGGTCTTGTGCTGTGTAGCAAAGTAGTCATTTCTAAAAAGTGACTTTGATGTAATCAGTTTGTTATGTTTTAAATATTCGCCAGCAGGATTATATTTGTGGTCGGTAATAAAATTATCTATATCCCAAATAACATCGGCAACTTGATTTTTTATTAAGGTCGAAATAATTGCTTCTTCACTTTTGCTAAGGGCATAAAATCCGCAAAACAAATGCATGGTATAAGGCGCATTAAGACCTTTTAATTTTATATCGGCAAGTAAATTTCGTTTCACAAATCCGCTATATGCCAGGTTGTTGGCAATCATCCATTCGCTGAATTCGGCATACACACTCCGGAGATGTTGCCAGTTGGCAACAAAGTTTTTCGCATGTCCGAATTCTGATAATCATCGCCAAGCAGCGATTGCCAAAATTGTTGGATCGATGTCTTTTCTTCAAAGGCCCATTCAAATTGACTTTCGATGCGCGAAATATCTTCGAGTGTGCTGAATAACTTATTGCCATCAGCCAGATGATTATCGATTTCTTCAAAATCACTAATCAGAATTTTACCCCAAGGGTAAAAGGTGTCAAAGTCTGTTTCGTAATATTTTTTATAAATGTGGAACAGTTCACAAACCAAAACCCAAGTATCGGCAATTATCAGTTGACTATGAGTTCTAAAAAACTCATCGATAGAAATTACAGATGGAAGCAGGGTAGGCTTGCCAATATTTTTTTTAAAATAGTCGGAAAATGCCTTGCACGCCCTACGTGAGGGGAATATCAGTTGCAGCTTATGATAGCCCTCTGAATAATTAGCAATAACATGCTCGTAAACTTCCGCAATAAAGGACTTAACCACCATCAGTAGATTTTAAACTTGCAACAAGAATAGCGAAATTTTACTTAACACATTTCGCATTACAGACGAATAGTTAAATTCGCCACCACAAAAAAAGAAAATCAAGTTGGAAAAAGTAAAGTGTTTAATAATAGGAAGTGGCCCTGCGGGCTACACTGCCGCCATCTATGCCGCCCGTGCCGATATGAAACCTGTGATGATTGCTGGCTTGCAACCCGGAGGCCAACTAACCATTACCACCGAAGTAGAAAACTATCCCGGCTACCCTGATGGAACGCAAGGACCTGAGATGATGGAAGATTTTCGCAAGCAAGCACAACGCTTCGGTACCGATATACGTTGGGGCTATGTTAGCAGTGTTGACTTTAGTGCAGGCATGCCGCCTTATAAAGTGGTGGTTGACGAAAAGCATGAAATAGAAGCCGAAAGTGTGATTATATGTACAGGTGCTTCGGCCAAATGGCTTGGCATTGAGAGCGAGCAACGCCTTAATGGCTTTGGTGTTTCGGCTTGTGCCGTGTGCGATGGATTTTTCTTTAAGGGGCAGGATGTAGCCATTGTTGGTGCAGGAGACACTGCTGCCGAAGAAGCAACTTACCTTGCTAAGTTATGCCGCAAAGTATATATGATTGTGCGTAAAAGTGAAATGAGGGCTAGCAAGGCAATGCAGCATCGCGTACAAAATACGGCAAACATTGAAGTGTTGTATAACCACCAAACCGAAGAGATACTTGGTGATAAAACCGTAACCGGAGCGCTGCTAATAAACACCCAAACCAAGGAGCAGCGCGTGCTTGAAGTAACCGGTTTTTTTGTAGCCATAGGTCATCAGCCTAATACAGATATTTTTAAAGAGCAATTAGACATGGACGAAACAGGATACTTACACACCGTGCCCGGTACTACAAAAACTAGTAAAGACGGAATTTTTGCCGCGGGAGATGTGCAGGATAAAACCTATCGTCAGGCGGTGACTGCCGCAGGAAGTGGCTGCATGGCTGCATTAGATGCCGAAAGGTATCTTGCTGCCAAGGGGATTCATTAATGTCATTTTTAAAATAAACAGTATCTAAATTTGTTTGTCAATTTTAGTTTTTGATTAGCCTTAATAATTGAATAGAAAAATTGGTGAGGAATAATGAGCGCATACTGATTAATGTCTTGGTAGGATTTTCAACAACATACTATTAGTAACAAGCCCTTTGTAATCGCCAGGAATTTAGGGCGCATCAAATATTATAAATCAAATTAATTCTTACACGGAATGCATATTTGAGGAAAATGGTGTCGCTCCTACGGAGCTAAACAAAAGAGGCACGTTTGCTTCTATTAAGATATCGCTTCTACGGAGCTCTGAGATTTTTATAAAGCTGATTAAGCCCAAGCGGGGCGACATTTTAATAGAAAGTGAAATGAAAAAATAATAAGCCTAAGCAAGGCGATGAGTTAATGCAAAAGCTAAAGGAAAAAACAATAAGCCAAAGCAGGGCGCAAGGTTTATACAAATGAAACCGATAAAAAAAATCAAGGCACAATTAGGAGCAATTAGAGTAAGGGACAGGTTCATTATTTGAGGATGATATTAATTTGAAAAATAGATAAAAGAAAAATCGAAATTTCTAAACCACAAACCGGCCTGATAAAATCATCTTCGTGCTTTTGCTGCCATTGGAGCCATATCAAGTGCTACAGCACCTACCAGAATTAAACCTTTTATTATATCCTGCAAAAAATCCTGCACATTAAGCAGACTCATGCCATTGTCGAGCGATGCCATCATAAGCGCACCACATAGCGCACCAGCAATCGTTCCTCGGCCACCCATTAGGCTGCAACCGCCAATCACACAAGCGGCAATTGCATCAAGTTCGAGGTTGCGTGCAGCACCCGGTGTGGCGCTGCCAAGTTGCGCTGTATAAACAATGGATGCTAAACCAATCATGCCACCAAGCAATAAGTAAATATAGAGCACATGCTCACGAATATTTATTCCTGAATAAAAGGCAGCTTCGCGGTTGCCACCTATAGCATACACATGTCTGCCAAATGGGAATTTTGTTGATACTAAATGAACTAGCAATGCCACCACTGCAAGGAGCAATACCTGTGCCGGTATACCTTTGTAACTAAAGAGCATGGCAGCAAATGCAAGTGTTGTCAGCAAGCCAAGCACAGCAGGAATTACATTCTTTTTTGCTTTCATAGCCTGGTAAATTCCAAATAAAGAAAGCGAAGAGAATAATACAAGAACTATCCATGCTACATAAGAAGGCAAAAAACCAATGCCGAATTGTTGTATCGAATCAGCTATCGGTCCTATCGTTTCACCTTTGGTGACACCTTTTATTAAGCCACGATAAATAAGCAATCCACCTAGTGTAACAATAAATGCAGGAATGCGCGTATATGCTACCAGGCAGCCATTAATAGCACCAATGGCAAGGCCGCCAAGCATGGCTGCTACCACAGCGGCAATTGGTGAAAGCTGAAATAAACAATTGCTTATGGCTGCAAATCCACCACAAAGGGCTACCGCAGATCCGACCGATAAATCAATTTCGCCAGCAACAATTACCAACACCATTCCACATGCGAGCAACCCCACTACCGAAGTTTGCCGCATCAGATTTGTGAAATTTCGTGGCGATAGAAAAAGCCCATCCGTAACAAGATTAAAGCCAATGGCAATAATGATAAGTGCAATAATTACAAATGCCAATCGTGATTGAAATAATTGTTTTATCATACCTCTTTTTATTGCACGGCTGCAACCATTATTTTTTCAGAATTAAAATCTTTACGATGAAACATTGCTGTTATACTACCCTTGCACATAACATAGATACGGTCGCAAATGCCCATTAGTTCAGGTAAATCAGACGATACTACCAAGGTTGCTGTTTTTTGTTTTGCCATTTTATATAAGATGGAATAGATCTCTGCTTTTGCACCCACATCTACTCCGCGTGTTGGTTCATCGGCAAGTAAAAGTTGTGGCGTATGATAGAGCCATTTGCTAATGGCCACCTTTTGCTGATTGCCACCACTGAGCGATGCAATTGACTGCTGTACATTGTTGGCTTTTATGTTATAGGCTGTTATGCATTGATTGGTATAGCTTATTTCTTTTTCTGGCGAAATGGTGTTTGCACGTAAAAAATATTTAAGAAACGACAAGGTGTTATTAAACAAAATGCTTTGGTCGGTTACTAGCCCGTATTTTTTTCGGTCTTCAGTTATAAGTACTACACCCTTGTCAATAGCATTCTGCGGCTTACGGACGTGGTATTCTGTATTGGAAAAAAAGATTTGCCCTTCTGTTTTAAATGTGCGTGCGCCAAACAACAGTTGCAATAACTCAGTACGGCCACTACCTATAAGGCCAGCTATACCAACTACTTCGCCTTGCTTTACATTCAGGCTTATATTTTTGTGTACAGATTTTTCGGCCAGTTGTGTTGATAAATTTTTTATTTCCAAAAGAACTTCTCCGGTTTCAATTTCAGGTTTGTGATAAAGCTTGGTGAGCACGCGCCCAACCATCAACGAAATTATTTCATCGGTAGTAATATCTGTTGTTTTTTTTGTGGCTATGGTTTTTCCATCACGCAAAACGGTAATGTTATCGGCAATGGCAAATACTTCTTCCAGCTTATGTGAAATAAGAATTAGCGTTATGCCTTGTTGCTTTAAATTGATAAGCAGTTGTAACAACTTTTTTGATTCTGTTTCGGTAAGTGCTGCAGTAGGTTCATCAAGTATCAGCAGTTTTGATTTTTTCGAAAGTGCTTTGGCAATTTCTACCAATTGCTGATGCCCAATTCCTAATTCGGTAATTTTGGTATCGGCACTAAGTTCAAGCCCAAGCATGTGGAGCAGCCTGGCAGTTTCGTTGTGCATGGTAGCATAATCAATCATGCCACTTTTAAGTGGCATGTGTCCCAGAAAAATATTTTCGGCAATGCTCATTTCGGGTACCAGGGCAAGTTCTTGTGCAATAATGGATATGCCTGCATGTTCGCTTTGGCGGATGTTTTCGAATTGCATTTCAACCTGATCGAGAAGGATGGTGCCTTCAAACATATGATGCGCATATACCCCGCTCAAGATTTTCATTAAGGTTGATTTGCCTGCACCATTTTCTCCGCAAATGGCGTGTATAGTTGCATCGTTTACGGTAAGGGTTACATCCTGCAAAGCATATACCTGACCGAATTGCTTTGATATATTTTGCATTTGCAACATCCTGACCTTATTATTGGATTTTTAATTTTCCTTTATCAATAAATTCGTCAGCAACAACCGTACTCATGTAGTTTGCTTTATCAACGGCAATGGGCGCCAGTAGAATGCTTGGCACCTCCTTAAAATTATTGTTCAGTTTAGCATTAACACCCTGCAGGGGTTGTTTATTAATGAGCATGGCTGTGGCCTGTGCAGCTTGCGTTGCAAGAAGTTTAATGGGTTTGTAAACGGTCATCGTTTGTGTGCCATCTATTATGCGTTGTATTGCACTCACTTCAGCATCCTGACCACTCACCGGCACCTTGCCTTGCAATTGCTGTTCGCTCAATGCCTGTATGCAACCACTTGCAAGACCATCGTTGGCAGCAACTATAGCTGCTACATTATTGTTGCATAATGTTAGTGCATTTTGTGTTTGCTTGAGTGCCTCGGCAGGCAGCCAGTCTTTACAATATTGATCCATTATAATTTTTATTTTCCCTGCATCAATTGCCTGCTTCAATACATTCAAGTGGCCCTGATGATAGAGTAGTGCATTGTTATCCGTAGAGGAGCCTTCGGCAAGAATGTAGTTTCCTTCGGGTGCAATATTGAGGATATACTGCGCTTGCATTTCGCCCACTTTTTGATTGTCGAACGAAATGTAAAGATCAAGGTCGGCATCGTTAATTAATCGGTCGTAAGCAATTACGGGTATCCCTGCTTCTTTAGCCTGCTTTATGGCAGTGGCGCATGTCTTACTGTTATGTGGAACAATAACAATGGCATCTACTTGTTTGGTTACAAAATTTTCGATGTGTTTGTTCTGGAGATTTTCGTCACCATTACATGCTTGTATCTCTACATCCAGGCCCAGACGCTCTGCCTCTTTCTTAAACATGGCAGCATCCTTGGCCCACCGCTCTTCGGTGTACGTATCCATGCTCAGACCAATTACTTTTTTCTTTTGTGCTCCATTGTTACAGCCAGCAAATAATGCTGCTGTAAATAACAAGAGATAAAAAATGTTTGTTTTAAAAAACTTCATATATAGTTACCGTTACTTTAAATTTATTTTACTAAAACCATCATACTGCTACCTGCTGGTATCGACATTATCTTGCCTGCAAAAGATGCACCTTCGCCACTGGCAAATATAACCTCGTGATTGCCTTTGGCAATCATCATCGGGTCTATTTCAAAAACTTTATCATTCAGATTATGCACTACTATCATTTGCTCATTTTTAAATTTCATGACATAGATCATGTGCTTCAAATCTGAAAGCGGGCTTGCTTCCGCTTCTCCAAGGCGAAGCGAGTTAAAGTGATTGCGCACATCTATCAGTCGCTTATAGTGATTATACAGCGACTGCTGATCATCTTGTTGTTCTTTTAAGGGAGTAACTTTTCCATAAACTGTGTATATTGATTTCAACCATTGACATTGTCCATCATCTTTATCTTTTGCATCCCATAAAAATGGTTCACGAATATTTTCGTCCGGCTTTTTTCCAAGCATGCCTATCTCTTCACCATAATAAATAAATGGTGTGCCGGGTAGTGTCAGCAATATTGAAGCTGCCAGTTTCATCTTGGTCATATTGCCTTGCAGGTCACTGCCGATGCGATTTTGATCGTGGTTAGTAAGAAAGGTTGCATCAATAAAACCGGGAGCCTGTTTAGCATAAAATGTTCTGGCATTATTTACCACGGCAACAATTCCCGAATCGTTCATTTCCTGCATGGTGGGAATTATTTTAAAACCCAAATCGAAATTAAAAACGGAGGTAAGTGCATTCTGCAAATACGGAGCGGTAGCAGTTGCATTGTCAGTTATCTCTCCAAGAAAAAATGCATCGGGCTTTACAGCGCGCATGGCAGAAGTAAATTCCTGCCACCAGGTATAGTTTTCATTTTCTCTGCCGGGAGGAAAAATCCATTTAGCTGCATCCAGTCTAAAACCATCTACACCCATATCGCGCAACCAGTATTTTCCTATTTCGATAATATCTTTGCGAACCGATGGATGATCAAAATTTAAATCGGGCATGCCACCCCAAAAAAATCCATAATACTTTTCTCCTTTTACGGGCTTATTGTTGCGATATACATAATGCCAGCCATCATCTTTTTTTGAAAGTTCATTTTCTTTTTTCCAAACAAAATAATTGCGCATGGCATTAGACTCGCTTTTGCAAGCCTCTTTAAACCAAGGGTGATCGCTCGAGCAATGGTTAACCACCAAATCCATGATGATTTTAATTTGGCGGGCATGAGCTTCGGCAATAAGGGTGCGCATATCATCGAGGGTGCCATACTCCGAATCGATACCATAATAATCCGTTACATCGTATTTGTGGTAAGTAGGTGAGGGGTTGAAAGGTGTGATCCATATGGCTCCAATTCCCAGCTCCTTAAGATAATCGAGTCGCGAGGTGATTCCATTGATATCGCCAATGCCATCACCATTGCTATCGCAAAATGAGCGGACAAAAATTTCGTAGCACACGCAATTCGGAAAACCTATGTTATAATTTTTTCCAAGTTGAATGGTAACCTCGCTGCTATTCTTATATTGGGCATGAGTAAACAAGCAATGAAGCAATATGGAAATGCTAATCAGGAGTTTTTTCATAGGTGGACGAAAGTAGAAAAATTAAATATAAGTTCTTATACAAGCTAATTATACAAGTTGGATTAAAAAGAGGGTAAAAAAGGTAGGGGCGCTTATGCCCTGGACTTGTGCTGAATTCAAGCCTCAAGTCAACTACGCACCGGTGGCACTAAAGGGCGCCATCCAACATCTACGTTTAGCTTTTTCTTGACACAACATTTTGTATTTTTTTTTAAAAGCTACAATTACTTTGGTGGCTTAGTGAGGCAGCGCCCTGTAGCGCCACGGGTGCGCGGCCGCTATATTCTGCATGTGTTTATTGTTTTCAAAAAACTCAAATCTACAAGGATAATTTAATTAGACATTTCAAAACATCATTACTAAGCTAATGCACCCCAACTGGGGCTACATATACTGAGCTGGGTTTTTCGTATCATTTTATTTTTGGTTTCAGATGGAAAATTGTTTTTTCAATTTCATTCAAAACATTCGTTAATTAATGGGTCACTTGGTGCCTCTTAATTCGTAATTCGTAATTCTCAATTCCTAATTCCCAATACCTATTTCGTAATTTCAATACATTTATTTGGAAGGCTAAAGCTTCTGCTGTTTTAAGTGCTTATTAAGTATGAATTGCTGCGTATGTTTTTAGCTGCTTTTTGTATCATGTCAACTTTCTTACCTTTGGCCACCTTTTTCCAAAAAAAAAATTATGAATAAATATAAGGAATATAAGCAGCTTGATTTGGTCGCATTGGCTGCTGATGTATTGGCTAAGTGGGAAGTTGAAGACACCTTTGAGCAAAGCATTAAGGCTCGTGCTGGTGCCGAAGCTTTTACATTTTATGAAGGCCCGCCTTCGGCCAACGGTATGCCGGGCATACATCACGTTATGGGTAGGGCTATTAAAGACATTTTTTGCCGATACAAAACGCAGAAAGGATTTATTGTTAATCGCAAAGGTGGATGGGATACCCATGGCTTACCAATAGAACTTGCCGTAGAAAAGTCGATGGGCATTACCAAAGAGGATATTGGAAAAAAAATAAGTGTAGATGATTATAACCATGCTTGCCGCAAGGAGGTAATGAAATACAAAAATGTTTGGGATGACCTTACTCGTAAAATGGGTTATTGGGTTGACCTGGATAATCCCTACATCACATTCGAGAATTATTATATTGAGAGTTGTTGGTATTTGCTAAGCCTGTTATACAAGAAGGGATTACTTTACAAAGGATACACCATACAGCCTTACAGTCCAGCTGCTGGAACAGGATTGAGCACACACGAGCTAAATCAGCCGGGGACCTACAAGAATGTAAAAGACACTACGGTAGTGGCACAGTTTCGTTTACTGCAAAATGCCGAGAGTCAATCATTAATAT
It includes:
- a CDS encoding CotH kinase family protein — translated: MLYRNGEYWGVYELREKVDDLDFTSYYYDQDEPNVEFLQTWGSTWAPYGVNAQNNWNTFLAWVNANNLNVPANYNYIDSVYNIESLTDYFILNSFTVCQDWLNWNTAWWRGLDPAGKKKKWRYTLWDMDATFGHYINYTGVPNTGPSADPCDPNTLNDPGGQGHVPILNKLMQTDTFKVYYINRYVDLVNTVFNCNNMHQVLDSMIAAIDPEMDAQCTKWGGTKSGWQASVNTLSNFIDDRCVQLINGFINCYDLKGPYEVQINAIPKAGGVVKFNSLFIDDYVWTGKYFGNIKQYLAPIPNPGYHFTHWSIEGDTLFPSNNDSLVFLNIDTNIKVIAHFEFEDTTTTKNEIFVPTAFSPNGDGENDVFKVYGDSIETVTMEVYNRWGEKVFSSNNKNEGWRGTYKDQLLNSDVFTFRVEVVMENKKRISKKGSITLMR
- a CDS encoding lamin tail domain-containing protein, whose translation is MIQSNLIRAILFVLMIGNAQAQIVINEWSASNVNTINDNFNQKEDWIELYNTSSNPIDLQGYFLTDKPSNKTKWEFPSVTIPANGYQLVFCSKQNTVVGTFVHTSFKLTQTDYETIVLYTPSLLVMDSVTMIPALKDHSRGRTTDSAPTWSLFATPTPGAANANALTGYVPVPNFDTPIGFHNAAISVAITCSDSNAEIRYTTNGDEPTQASTLYTAPVAISATAVLRARAFSTDPAFHPSFIESGTFFINVNHALPVVSVFGEGLNDLFGGTQFSPTTGIEIYDETYTLMGTSYGEADEHGNDSWAYDQRGIDFIGRDQFGYSSGVKAQVFKQKDREHYQRLILKPAANDNYPFEGVHIYAMLIAMSYRSVAN
- a CDS encoding PD-(D/E)XK nuclease family protein; its protein translation is MGLPLRNSLAEHLVLSFMQLIEKFKFDKSQNLLLSKIYFQDFISTPLLAFTHLQNNNTSDVIIGGNYLYLSSVASNYNKGMVDVIVNTAQSTSISASILQLIEYVLNHNLQIDFVNRALLQQLVLLINRTMKSLAHVQSSIVIKDILRTVKVPFDSDKNASIQLMGFLETRCLDFDELILLNLNEGVLPSDSTLKTYIPYTLRKAFKLPLEENNESISAYHFYRLLQRAKKVDLTFNTEVNSLGAGEPSRYIRQLEYDILQQCPSISYSKKVMAAPVPDMEQIQLAVTKTNDLIEKLRDMYCTHQVKFSPTALNMYIECKLKFYYRYILKIKEPQREETELSPMQIGNIIHLVMENAYKDKVILNSNLLSQVEEQLDTLLYAAYVKEYETKTIQNNNIVTYDVLQNIIQSIIAVDKARLPITLVALEKEFEEEFKINEKDTVLIKGIIDRVEKAEDHFLIVDYKTGKVELTDTLEKIFTDSKYKVAFQLLLYAAALKEPAVKVAAFPLKKVKEGLDYLFDGNMITESMMIEFKDRLARLLNEIINEPVDLKPTTSLGSCSYCDFKLLCRR
- the trxB gene encoding thioredoxin-disulfide reductase, producing the protein MKLEKVKCLIIGSGPAGYTAAIYAARADMKPVMIAGLQPGGQLTITTEVENYPGYPDGTQGPEMMEDFRKQAQRFGTDIRWGYVSSVDFSAGMPPYKVVVDEKHEIEAESVIICTGASAKWLGIESEQRLNGFGVSACAVCDGFFFKGQDVAIVGAGDTAAEEATYLAKLCRKVYMIVRKSEMRASKAMQHRVQNTANIEVLYNHQTEEILGDKTVTGALLINTQTKEQRVLEVTGFFVAIGHQPNTDIFKEQLDMDETGYLHTVPGTTKTSKDGIFAAGDVQDKTYRQAVTAAGSGCMAALDAERYLAAKGIH